CACCACTCGTCGGAACAGAGACGGAACTCGCCGACGGAGAACAGGGAGAAATCGAACGAGAAGTCCTCGACGAGTTGAACCTCGAACCGAGCGACTTCGACCTCCCCGGAAACTTCCGCTCGACCGGGACGCGGCGAGCGATTCTCGTCCGAACCGACCTCACCATCGACGAAGACGAGTTCGCCGTCGATTTCGCACTGCCACACGGGTCGTACGCGACGGCCGTGATGCGCGAGTATCTGAAAGCCGGGCCGCTGGACCTCTAAGAACCACAGCGGACGCGGTCAGTCGTCGGTTCTCGTTTCTTATTCTGCTGCGCCAGATGCCTCTGTCGCGCGCGTCGTCGCGTAGCCAATCGCGGCGAACGGAAGCGACAGCAGTGTCGCGACGAGCGCGAATCCGACGGCGAGCGCGACGGTCCAGAGTTGGAACCCGGAGGCTTCGGCCGCAGGCGGGAAGTAGAACCACACCGGAACTGCGAAGGCGAGCGCCGAGACGGCCGCACCGAGTTGGTGTTGGCCGCGCGCGCTCGCCACACCGAGTGCGTAGCCAACGGCGAGGGGGAGGGCGAGCGTGGACGTGCGGGCGACTGATGGACCGACGGCAGCGAAGGCGATACCCGCACCGAGTGCGATAGGGGCCATCGCGTACAACGACCCTGTGACGACACCTTCGGTGTTCGAACGCCCGGCGAAGACCGCGCCCGCAGCAGCGAGGAAGACGACGCCCGTGCCGACGACGACCACGGGCCTGTCACGGGCGAAGACGGCGACGAGCGGAATCCCAGCGGAGGCGACCAACGCGAACACGAGTTCTGCCGTCGTGCGGGTGTCTGCGGGGTCTCGGTGCACGAAGAACGCACTGAACGTGCCGGCGGCAAGCCACGCGAAGAATGCGAAGAGAACCGTCGAGATGGGTGCCGCCCGGCGAAGGTAGGATGCGATGGCGACGCCAGTCTCGATGGCTGACCGACCCAGTTGCGTGGCGAGTCGGACAGTCGTCTCCGGGTCGAGTGCGAGGGCGACCAACCCGACGAGACCGGCGAGAGCGAGTGGAGACAAAGACGCCAGAAGGGCACGACGACGCATACCTCGGTGTCACGGACCCGGCACCAATAGTTTTCGCCACCGAGGCGGTGTCGCCCGAACAGAGCGCGGTCCGCTTCCAACTTTCGACATAAACGCCCTTTTGTACGCGCACGCCCGAACCGACAGTATGCATTGCCGGCGGTGTGGAAATCCGTTAGACAAACCGGGAGACTACTGTCTGACCTGCAACACCGCCAACTGTGACGCCGTCGTCGCCGTCTTCGAATCCGACCGCGCGACGCTGACGTTCCTCGACGAAGACGAGGTCGTCGGCGAGACGGCTGTCACGACGATTCCCGAGACGGACGACGACACCAAAATCATCCAACTCCGGAACTTCGCAGGCCTCGTCGCCGACGAGATTCGGCGAAAGCGTCCGGAGACAGTGTACGCCGCTGGCGAACGCGACCCCTTGCGCGAGACGCGCGCGCAGCTTCATTACGAGTTCTACCGCGTCACCGACACGGACCCAGTAGAGTCAGTCATCGCCCGGCACGGCGAACGGGCGCTCGAAGTCGTCGACATCCCACCAGCAGAGAAACTCGGTGGGAGTCACACGACGCTCATCGGCGGACGAAAGGGACGGCGAGCGATTGGCGTCGTCGCCGGGCACCCACACGTCAAGAAAGTCATTCCAGGACCCATCGACGCCAGCGGCACCGGGTCGCGGACGGGACTCCGGGCCAAGGTCACGCGCGCCGACAACAACGGGAACGTCAGACTCCTCTTACGCGACGGGTCGAGCGTCCAAGAGAACCGCATCGTCACGACGGCGATGAACTACGAGACGGGTGAGCGTGTGCGCGACGACCTCAACGAAGCACTCCGCGAAGAAGAGTTACAAGACGAGTGAGCCACCGACTGGTGGGTCGCTTCCGTTGACGCTTATTGATGGGTCGCTTCAGACGGTCGGTCTGTGTCTGTGGACAGGCGAATCGGTTGTGTCGCAATCGCTTCGTCGCGGTACCACGCGACAGTCTCTTCGATAGCCGTTTCGAGCGGTGTCGCCGTCACCGCGTCACCGAAGGTGTCTCTGAACTTCTTGTCGGAGACGACGTAGGGGGCTTCGAACGAGTGTCGCTGTTCGAGGAGCTCGCTGAGGGGCGAACTCACGTACCCACCGAGGGTGAGCGGCACACCGGACACGGCGAGGATGCGCGGGAATCCGGGGTCGATGCCGACGGCGTCGTAGACGAGATAGACGAACCGCCGCGTCGAGACGGTCTCTGGATTCGGAACGTGCCACGCCTCACCGAGTGCCTCGTCACGCTCGCCGAGGAGAACCAACGCCCGTGCGAAATCCGGGACGTAGGTGTACGTGTGGGGGAGCTTCGGATTTCCGAAGACTCTCGCTCGCTTCCCTTCGACGGCCTCGCCGAACACCTGCTCACCAACGGCTGATTCTCGAACACGCGGGCCGAAGAAGTCGCTGGCGCGGCCAATCGTGGCCTCGATACGTCCCTCGTCGTGCGCATCGAGCACCATCCGGGCGCATTTAGCGCGGGTTCGTCCCTTCGGTCCGGTCGCCGCGTACGGGAGGTCCTCGGTGATTCGGGCGTCGACGTCGCCGTACATGTACAGATTCTCGGCGACGACCAGTCGCGCACCAGTGGCTTCGACACCCTCGACGATACCGCGCGTCAGGTCGGGGAAGAGTTCGGGCCACAGGTGGTACGGTGGTTGCGCGCAGTGGTAGACCACGTCGGCGTCTTCGAACGCCGCTTTTGCGAGGGCTGGGTCGGTCACGTCGATACGTCGATGCTCGGCCCCCTCGGGGAGTCTTCCAGAGAGATGTCGCGCCACCACCGCGACGTCGTCGCCGCGCTCTCGGAGGTGTTCTGTCACAGCCAATCCGACGGGACCCGCCCCGACCACGACGTGTTTTGTCATACCACTCAGTACGCAAAGGAGCGAGAAAGCCGTGTCTAGGCCGGCACACTCCGGCACGACTCGTAGGGTTTATCCATACTGCTGAGGTAGTTGGCGGTACTATGGCCGACAAGAAGGCACGATCCGTCGGAAGTGCCGGGCGCTTTGGGGCTCGGTACGGCCGCGTCGCCCGCCGCCGCGTCAAGGAAATCGAAGCAGAGATGCGAAGCGCAAAAGTCGACGGCGACGACGTCACCCGCGTCGGAACCGGCATCTGGAAGAACGAGAAGACTGGCGAGGTCTTCACTGGCGGTACCTACCGTCCCCAGACCCCGGCCGGCAAGCAGGTTCGACGCTCCATCCGCGCCGCACTGACTGGCGAGTCGGAATAACACCGAGCTAGCCTCGATTCCTCACATCTCACAATGAGCTACAAGTGTTCCCGGTGCAAGCGCGACGTCGAACTGGACGAGTTCGGTGGCGTTCGCTGCCCCTACTGTGGGCACCGCGTCCTGCTGAAGGAGCGGACCCCCAACGTGAAAGAAGTCAACGTCGAGTAACGTGCGCTCAGCGCACAGCGCTTCTCTCGAGTTCGACTACCCCGACGAGCGGCGCGCCCGTATCGTCGAACAGAGCGTCGCGGTCGAAGTCGGCGAGATCGACGACGCCCGGTCGCGCGCCCGCGTCCACCGCGAGGGCCGAACTGTCGTCGTCACCGTCGACGCAGGAGACATCGTCGCGCTCCGCGCCGGCGTAAACACGTGGATTCGCCTCGTCGAGACCGCAGAAGCCGTCTCAGCCGGAAGCGAGAGCCGTTCACAATCTGCGTAGGAGACCGCGGGTGTTTTAGGGCCGGCGTCCCGTCCGTTCGGGTATGCAGGGAAGTCTGCCGCCAGAAGCCCAAGAGAAGCTCGAAGAACTGCAGAACCTTCAGGAGACCGCCCAGAACGTCTCCGAGCAGAAGCAGTCTTCCGAAACGGCGCTCAACGAAGCCCAGACGGCACTCGAAACGCTCGAGGACGTCGACGCTGACTCGAAGATGTACCGCGAAGTCGGCGAACTCCTCATCGAGACCGACTACGAGACCGCTCAGGAAGACCTCGAAGAGAAGGTCGAGAGCCTCGAAGTCCGCGTCGAGCAGCTGACGAAGCAGGAGTCGCGCGTCCAAGAGAAGTTCGAGAGTCTGCAGGAAGAACTCCAGCAGATGCTGCAGGGCGGTGCCGGCCCGATGGGCCCCGGCGGCGCATAAATGCCAGAGCCAACGGACGAAGAAGTGGTCGAGACCGCCGCAGAGGCGGCCGAAGGCCTCATCTTCGCCCGGTTCAAGCAGTCGCGCGTCAAGGACTTTGACGTCACTGTGACGTTCGAAGACGGTGTGCTCGACGTCGACGTGTACATCAACGCACCCGACGACGCCGAGAACGCCGACGCAGTCGCCGACGAGGCGGCCCGAACGGCGCAGGAAGCCGTGGACGAACTGTTCGCGGCCGCTGACGAAGAGTAAGGGTCATTTTCGCGGGAACCCCCCGCACACTTTCCACACCGCGAGCGACGCGTCTGTATCGTCCGATGGAGAGACGAGCGTGTTCGTCCGTCAGTTCGCCTGAATCGGTCGAATCGACCGATAGAACGCCGTCGAGTACGTCGCGAAGAATGCGCCGAGGACGCTACTGACGACGACCAGGAGAACCACGAGTCCAACCGTCGCGCCGAGTCCGACCGATGGAAGACCGAACAGTTCTGGGGCCGTTACGGGAGCGGCACCGACGTCAGCGACTCCGGTCGACTGAGCCGGAAACACGGGACCAGTGAGCAGCGAGAACAACGCGCCGAAGACACCGAGGACAGCACCACCGACAGTGACGACGACGGTGTACCCGAGTACAGACACGAGGTTGTGCCGGACACACCACACGCTCCGTTTGATGGCGTCGATGGCTCCCAAATCGTCGATGACGATCGCGTGGCCGAAGAACTGTGAGACGAACAGGACGGCAAAGTAGACGAAGAAGATAGCCAGGCCAATCACAGCGATGGTTGCCAAGAGGGCGAGGCCCGGTTGCGACCCGTTCGCCAACAGAATCACGCCGCCGAACCCGACCACAAAGACGCTCACGAACCCTAACACGAAGTACAAGACGAGGAGTCCGAAGTACACGGCCAGTATCGACACGTAGTGGGCTTTCCCCTCACTCATGAACGTCTCGACGGTCGTTCGGCCACTCGTCGCCTCGTTGGCCATGCCGATGACGCCGCCGATGAAGAACGGTA
The genomic region above belongs to Haloferax marinisediminis and contains:
- a CDS encoding DUF2103 domain-containing protein, which produces MHCRRCGNPLDKPGDYCLTCNTANCDAVVAVFESDRATLTFLDEDEVVGETAVTTIPETDDDTKIIQLRNFAGLVADEIRRKRPETVYAAGERDPLRETRAQLHYEFYRVTDTDPVESVIARHGERALEVVDIPPAEKLGGSHTTLIGGRKGRRAIGVVAGHPHVKKVIPGPIDASGTGSRTGLRAKVTRADNNGNVRLLLRDGSSVQENRIVTTAMNYETGERVRDDLNEALREEELQDE
- a CDS encoding NAD-dependent epimerase/dehydratase family protein, with the translated sequence MTKHVVVGAGPVGLAVTEHLRERGDDVAVVARHLSGRLPEGAEHRRIDVTDPALAKAAFEDADVVYHCAQPPYHLWPELFPDLTRGIVEGVEATGARLVVAENLYMYGDVDARITEDLPYAATGPKGRTRAKCARMVLDAHDEGRIEATIGRASDFFGPRVRESAVGEQVFGEAVEGKRARVFGNPKLPHTYTYVPDFARALVLLGERDEALGEAWHVPNPETVSTRRFVYLVYDAVGIDPGFPRILAVSGVPLTLGGYVSSPLSELLEQRHSFEAPYVVSDKKFRDTFGDAVTATPLETAIEETVAWYRDEAIATQPIRLSTDTDRPSEATHQ
- a CDS encoding 50S ribosomal protein L37ae gives rise to the protein MADKKARSVGSAGRFGARYGRVARRRVKEIEAEMRSAKVDGDDVTRVGTGIWKNEKTGEVFTGGTYRPQTPAGKQVRRSIRAALTGESE
- a CDS encoding DNA-directed RNA polymerase subunit P; its protein translation is MSYKCSRCKRDVELDEFGGVRCPYCGHRVLLKERTPNVKEVNVE
- a CDS encoding KEOPS complex subunit Pcc1; its protein translation is MRSAHSASLEFDYPDERRARIVEQSVAVEVGEIDDARSRARVHREGRTVVVTVDAGDIVALRAGVNTWIRLVETAEAVSAGSESRSQSA
- a CDS encoding prefoldin subunit beta; amino-acid sequence: MQGSLPPEAQEKLEELQNLQETAQNVSEQKQSSETALNEAQTALETLEDVDADSKMYREVGELLIETDYETAQEDLEEKVESLEVRVEQLTKQESRVQEKFESLQEELQQMLQGGAGPMGPGGA
- a CDS encoding DUF3194 domain-containing protein, with the translated sequence MPEPTDEEVVETAAEAAEGLIFARFKQSRVKDFDVTVTFEDGVLDVDVYINAPDDAENADAVADEAARTAQEAVDELFAAADEE
- a CDS encoding DUF7847 domain-containing protein, which gives rise to MAALQALGTAGESLRRNPVLFAVTAAISLFQLPGLLAQAISPLLGSLISLVFSGVLLFVIPFFIGGVIGMANEATSGRTTVETFMSEGKAHYVSILAVYFGLLVLYFVLGFVSVFVVGFGGVILLANGSQPGLALLATIAVIGLAIFFVYFAVLFVSQFFGHAIVIDDLGAIDAIKRSVWCVRHNLVSVLGYTVVVTVGGAVLGVFGALFSLLTGPVFPAQSTGVADVGAAPVTAPELFGLPSVGLGATVGLVVLLVVVSSVLGAFFATYSTAFYRSIRPIQAN